The proteins below come from a single Edaphobacter acidisoli genomic window:
- a CDS encoding acyltransferase family protein encodes MPHPLKPTEKFVNQEATRSPRFHELDSMRGIAAIIVVFHHYCQMFYPQIINGNGLAAILLHPLVSGRESVMLFFVLSGFVLSLPFLRGVNQPYPLFLSRRVLRIYGPYLGALALSLAGCAVWHNQFGTTGWASGTWYQQVDLRSVVQHVLFIGRYNDQQYNTAFWSLVHEMRISIIFPLLFLLVNRTRRSLVFLVIILCELAGNIHHYQQGMYTIQYAGIFMLGILLAKHLDSIHQWFCARSFMQRALFALFVLALYLGGSHASANMGSIVISLGAAGLMIFALNSTVVRNALLHRTPSFLGKISYSLYLVHGTVLFAMTAMLKNRISHLSFFLIYVPLSILLSWIFFKLVEAPFTTMSRNVGKKRVTLIPVATASTD; translated from the coding sequence ATGCCCCATCCGCTCAAGCCCACGGAGAAGTTCGTGAATCAGGAAGCAACCCGGTCCCCAAGATTTCACGAGCTTGACTCGATGCGCGGAATCGCAGCCATCATTGTTGTCTTTCATCACTATTGCCAAATGTTCTACCCGCAGATCATCAACGGAAATGGCCTCGCTGCGATCCTGCTCCATCCACTTGTGTCTGGCCGCGAATCCGTCATGCTGTTCTTCGTCCTGAGCGGATTTGTGCTCAGCCTGCCCTTTCTGCGGGGTGTCAACCAACCCTACCCACTGTTTTTGTCCCGCCGGGTCCTGCGGATCTACGGCCCCTACCTGGGAGCGCTCGCGCTTTCACTCGCCGGATGCGCAGTCTGGCACAACCAGTTCGGGACCACAGGCTGGGCCTCAGGCACCTGGTACCAGCAGGTCGATCTCCGCTCCGTCGTGCAGCACGTTCTGTTCATCGGCAGATACAACGACCAACAGTACAACACCGCCTTCTGGTCGCTGGTGCACGAAATGCGCATCTCGATCATCTTCCCCTTGCTCTTCTTGCTGGTAAACCGGACAAGGCGGTCCCTTGTCTTCCTGGTCATTATCCTCTGCGAGCTTGCCGGGAATATTCACCACTACCAGCAGGGCATGTACACCATCCAGTACGCGGGCATCTTCATGCTTGGTATCCTGCTCGCCAAACACCTCGACTCGATTCACCAATGGTTTTGCGCACGCAGCTTCATGCAGCGTGCTCTCTTCGCTCTCTTTGTGCTCGCCTTGTATCTGGGCGGAAGCCACGCAAGCGCCAACATGGGCAGTATCGTGATCTCCCTTGGCGCCGCGGGGCTAATGATCTTTGCACTGAATTCCACGGTGGTCCGCAATGCACTGCTGCACAGGACCCCGTCCTTTCTAGGTAAGATTTCCTACAGCCTCTACCTGGTACACGGAACTGTTCTGTTTGCCATGACAGCTATGCTGAAGAACAGGATCAGTCATCTGTCCTTCTTTCTCATCTACGTTCCTCTATCTATCCTGCTCTCCTGGATATTCTTCAAGTTGGTCGAAGCGCCGTTCACAACGATGAGCCGCAACGTTGGCAAAAAGCGTGTGACCCTGATCCCGGTGGCCACCGCATCCACAGACTGA
- a CDS encoding isoprenyl transferase: MASSPPQFPSRIHELSPEEQSVYRQLDPARLPKHIAIIMDGNGRWAGKRALKRFLGHQKGAESVQYVVETASRINLPWLTLYAFSLENNLRRPKSEVSFLMKLLKSYLIGNVKRMNDNNVRMAYIGRTHDLPQEVQDTMQWAMESTAKNTGTTLTLALNYGARTEIVDAVRSILTNLATDAHTRGCSIDDLLGAGALEALDESTIARALYTRDMPDPDLVIRTSGEQRISNFLLWQIAYSEIFITDRLWPDFRGLHLLEAINAYQHRERRFGGLSETFTDENLNTLEPAEEVAEEIKDHLTPQSESKPDHALSRR; encoded by the coding sequence TTGGCGTCATCTCCCCCACAGTTCCCAAGCCGCATCCACGAGCTCTCCCCTGAGGAGCAGTCCGTCTATCGCCAGCTCGACCCCGCGCGCCTTCCCAAACACATCGCCATCATCATGGACGGCAACGGCCGCTGGGCCGGCAAGCGCGCTCTCAAGCGCTTCCTCGGCCACCAGAAGGGCGCCGAATCCGTCCAGTACGTCGTCGAAACCGCCTCGCGCATCAACCTTCCCTGGCTCACCCTCTACGCCTTCTCACTTGAAAACAATCTGCGCCGCCCCAAGTCCGAAGTCAGCTTCCTGATGAAGCTGCTCAAGAGCTACCTCATCGGCAACGTCAAGCGGATGAACGACAACAACGTCCGCATGGCCTACATCGGCCGCACCCACGACCTCCCGCAGGAAGTCCAGGACACCATGCAGTGGGCGATGGAGTCCACCGCCAAAAACACCGGCACCACCCTCACGCTCGCGCTCAACTATGGCGCACGCACCGAGATCGTCGACGCCGTCCGCTCCATCCTGACCAACCTCGCCACCGACGCCCACACCCGCGGCTGCTCAATCGACGACCTGCTCGGCGCCGGCGCACTCGAAGCGCTCGACGAGTCCACCATCGCCCGCGCGCTCTACACGCGCGACATGCCCGACCCCGACCTCGTCATCCGCACCTCGGGCGAGCAGCGCATCTCCAACTTCCTCCTCTGGCAGATCGCCTACTCCGAGATCTTCATCACCGACCGCCTCTGGCCCGACTTCCGCGGCCTCCATCTGCTCGAAGCCATCAACGCCTACCAACATCGTGAGCGCCGTTTCGGCGGTCTCAGCGAGACCTTCACCGACGAGAACCTCAACACCCTCGAGCCCGCCGAGGAAGTCGCCGAAGAGATCAAAGACCACCTCACACCGCAGTCCGAATCCAAACCCGACCACGCACTCTCCCGCCGCTAG
- a CDS encoding acyl-CoA carboxylase subunit beta has product MKLENGLASKVDVKAARFGANRDALAVLMAALAKQESEIRLGGGAKAAEAQRAKGRLTVRERLKLLLDDGLELMELGLWAAHGMYEEYGGAPAAGVVTGLGRVFGRLCMIIANDATVKAGAFFPMTAKKVIRAQTIALENRIPTLYLVDSAGVFLPLQEDVFPDQDDFGRVFRNNAVMSSLGVPQMTAIMGMCVAGGAYLPVMTDTVLMTEGSGLFLAGPSLVQAAIGQKTGAEELGGASMHAEISGTVDFKEPNDEACIVRLRSLVGKIGERISGVGSQVSGVRSQVSGEVFSRVPFDAAKDAPKFAAEDLYGLIDPDPARAATNTYDMREVIARIVDCSEFDEYKAEFGRTVLCGYARIGGRAVGIVANQKVHQQQTALDGTKRMEVGGVIYTESAQKAARFIMDCNQALVPLVFLHDVNGFMVGKDAEWSGIIRAGAKMVSAVSTSVVPKITVIVGGSFGAGHYAMCGKAYDPRFVFAWPTARYAVMSGASAATTLVEVRVKQLERSGKKLDDAEKKAIFDEIKATYDAQADPRYGAARLWVDAIIDPAKTREVLMTALEACALNTEVPKFNPGVLQT; this is encoded by the coding sequence GTGAAGTTGGAGAATGGGTTGGCGTCGAAGGTGGATGTGAAGGCGGCGCGGTTTGGGGCGAATCGTGACGCGCTCGCGGTTTTGATGGCGGCGCTTGCGAAACAGGAGAGTGAGATTCGGCTGGGTGGTGGGGCGAAGGCTGCGGAGGCTCAGCGGGCCAAGGGACGGTTGACCGTGCGGGAGCGGCTGAAGCTGCTGCTTGATGACGGCTTGGAGCTGATGGAGCTGGGGCTTTGGGCGGCGCATGGGATGTATGAGGAGTATGGTGGCGCTCCGGCGGCGGGAGTGGTGACGGGGCTGGGGCGCGTGTTCGGGCGGCTGTGCATGATTATTGCCAACGACGCGACGGTGAAGGCGGGCGCGTTTTTTCCGATGACGGCGAAGAAGGTGATTCGCGCGCAGACGATTGCGCTGGAGAACCGGATTCCTACGCTGTATCTGGTCGACTCGGCGGGGGTGTTTCTGCCGCTGCAGGAGGATGTGTTTCCTGACCAGGATGACTTTGGGCGCGTGTTTCGCAACAACGCCGTGATGAGCTCGCTGGGCGTGCCGCAGATGACAGCGATTATGGGGATGTGCGTGGCCGGCGGCGCGTATCTGCCGGTGATGACCGATACGGTGCTGATGACGGAGGGTTCGGGATTGTTTCTGGCGGGGCCTTCGCTGGTGCAGGCTGCGATTGGGCAGAAGACGGGCGCGGAGGAGTTAGGTGGGGCTTCGATGCACGCGGAGATTTCGGGGACGGTGGATTTTAAGGAGCCGAATGATGAGGCTTGCATTGTGCGGCTGCGGTCGCTGGTGGGGAAGATTGGGGAGCGGATTTCGGGAGTTGGGTCTCAGGTCTCAGGTGTCAGGTCTCAGGTATCGGGTGAGGTGTTTTCGAGGGTTCCGTTTGATGCGGCCAAGGATGCGCCGAAGTTTGCGGCGGAGGATTTGTATGGGTTGATTGATCCTGATCCGGCGCGGGCGGCGACGAATACGTATGACATGCGCGAGGTGATTGCGCGGATTGTGGACTGCTCGGAGTTTGATGAGTACAAGGCGGAGTTTGGCCGGACGGTGCTGTGCGGCTATGCGCGGATTGGCGGGCGTGCTGTGGGGATTGTGGCCAACCAGAAGGTGCATCAGCAGCAGACGGCGCTTGATGGCACGAAGCGGATGGAGGTCGGCGGGGTCATCTATACGGAGTCGGCACAGAAGGCGGCGCGGTTCATTATGGATTGCAACCAGGCGCTGGTGCCGCTGGTGTTTCTGCATGACGTGAATGGGTTCATGGTGGGCAAGGACGCGGAGTGGAGTGGGATTATTCGCGCGGGAGCGAAGATGGTGTCGGCTGTCTCGACCAGCGTGGTGCCGAAGATTACGGTGATCGTCGGCGGCAGCTTTGGCGCGGGGCACTATGCGATGTGCGGCAAGGCGTATGATCCGCGGTTTGTGTTTGCGTGGCCGACGGCGCGGTATGCGGTGATGAGCGGGGCTTCGGCGGCGACGACGCTGGTTGAGGTGCGGGTGAAGCAGTTAGAGCGCTCGGGTAAGAAGCTCGACGACGCGGAGAAGAAGGCTATCTTCGATGAGATCAAGGCGACGTATGATGCGCAGGCCGATCCTCGGTACGGCGCGGCGAGGTTGTGGGTGGATGCGATTATTGATCCGGCGAAGACGCGCGAGGTGTTGATGACTGCGCTGGAGGCTTGTGCGCTGAATACTGAGGTGCCGAAGTTTAATCCGGGGGTCTTGCAGACGTAG
- a CDS encoding DUF3592 domain-containing protein, with protein MKPPKIPWLETQAKVTACKYEFGAGQALAFGIPRSKHFRIAFSYRAHGQTYTGEFTSPTYIEQGATFPIAYNPLAPQENSKTAATPVTKTSLFAIGVIGSIVLSLLWLALLRGCS; from the coding sequence ATGAAGCCGCCAAAGATCCCCTGGCTCGAAACCCAAGCCAAAGTCACCGCCTGCAAGTATGAGTTCGGAGCGGGACAAGCCCTTGCCTTCGGCATCCCCCGCAGCAAACACTTCCGCATCGCCTTCAGCTACCGCGCCCACGGCCAGACCTACACCGGCGAATTCACATCCCCCACCTATATTGAGCAAGGCGCAACCTTCCCCATCGCCTATAACCCGCTCGCCCCGCAAGAAAACAGCAAAACCGCCGCTACTCCCGTCACGAAGACATCACTGTTCGCCATCGGCGTCATCGGCTCCATCGTCCTCTCGCTTCTCTGGCTCGCCCTTCTGCGCGGATGCAGCTAA
- a CDS encoding HD domain-containing protein, which produces MADGFSRDRALALLREWTEGESLRKHGMAVSVCVEAYGLREAERLGLSGDDAARFAEMYACAGLVHDMDYEKHPTVEEHPFVGVARLRELGWPEAVIHAVLAHADYSGVARESHLDKALFACDELAGFLTACALVKPSRSIKDVEVAGVKKKMKDKAFARAVKREDITDGAALLGVSVDEHVGNCLRAMQERAVWLGLAGSAAAIDG; this is translated from the coding sequence ATGGCTGATGGATTTTCGCGGGATAGGGCGCTGGCTTTGCTGCGGGAGTGGACTGAAGGGGAGTCGCTGCGCAAGCATGGCATGGCGGTGTCGGTTTGCGTGGAGGCGTATGGCTTGCGCGAGGCTGAGCGGCTTGGTCTGAGCGGCGACGATGCGGCGAGGTTTGCGGAGATGTACGCCTGTGCGGGGTTGGTTCATGACATGGACTATGAGAAGCACCCGACGGTGGAGGAGCATCCGTTTGTTGGTGTGGCTCGGCTGCGGGAGCTTGGGTGGCCGGAGGCTGTGATCCATGCTGTGCTGGCTCATGCGGATTATTCAGGCGTGGCGCGGGAGTCGCATCTGGACAAGGCGCTGTTTGCTTGCGATGAACTGGCCGGATTCCTGACGGCTTGTGCGCTGGTGAAGCCTTCGCGGTCTATTAAGGATGTTGAGGTTGCGGGCGTGAAGAAGAAGATGAAGGACAAGGCGTTCGCGAGGGCGGTGAAGCGGGAGGATATTACGGATGGGGCCGCGCTGCTTGGGGTGAGCGTGGACGAGCATGTGGGGAATTGTCTGCGGGCGATGCAGGAGCGGGCGGTGTGGCTGGGGCTGGCTGGGAGTGCCGCTGCAATCGACGGTTAG
- the pncA gene encoding bifunctional nicotinamidase/pyrazinamidase, producing MTLQPTDALLVIDVQNDFCPAANGIGDALAVKDGDQVVPIINALAQKFDHVILTQDWHPAGHISFATTQGKQPYEVIEVPYGPQTLWPEHCLQHSEGAALHPALETPHAELILRKGFRRHIDSYSAFLENDHTTPTGLAGYLHERGLKRLFLTGLAYDFCVRYSAIDGHALGFETIVIEDATRPVNLPGSVAETNAALAASNIQRIPSSEILTQ from the coding sequence ATGACCCTCCAACCCACCGACGCGCTCCTCGTCATCGACGTCCAGAACGACTTCTGCCCTGCCGCGAACGGCATCGGAGACGCGCTCGCAGTCAAAGACGGCGACCAGGTCGTCCCCATCATCAACGCCCTCGCGCAAAAATTCGACCACGTCATCCTCACGCAGGACTGGCACCCGGCGGGCCACATCTCCTTCGCCACAACCCAGGGCAAGCAGCCCTACGAAGTCATCGAAGTCCCCTACGGCCCCCAAACGCTGTGGCCCGAACACTGCCTCCAGCACTCCGAAGGCGCGGCCCTGCACCCGGCGCTCGAAACCCCCCACGCCGAACTGATCCTCCGCAAAGGCTTCCGCCGACACATCGACAGCTACTCAGCCTTCCTCGAAAACGACCACACCACCCCGACGGGCCTCGCTGGATACCTCCACGAACGCGGTCTCAAACGCCTCTTCCTCACCGGCTTGGCCTACGACTTCTGCGTCCGCTACTCCGCCATCGACGGCCACGCCCTCGGCTTCGAGACCATCGTCATCGAAGACGCCACCCGCCCCGTCAACCTCCCCGGCAGCGTGGCCGAAACCAACGCCGCCCTCGCCGCAAGCAATATCCAGCGCATTCCATCTTCCGAGATTCTCACCCAATGA
- a CDS encoding helix-turn-helix domain-containing protein, which translates to MATMMAPVEQREVLRCDHCSLVQFRTSNALCRRCHQSLEVEVPEPAPAPLAVVPQSSTSTDGLQVATAVRDLRHVRNLSQRQLAARMNVPRTYISKIENGKAMPTLSSLDRLAKALQVDISTLLRDSKTRRQDETAVLMADPFLAEIAMYTSQLDELQRSIFLNHVRELAAGRRRSA; encoded by the coding sequence ATGGCAACCATGATGGCACCCGTCGAGCAGCGCGAGGTACTGCGTTGCGACCATTGCAGCCTGGTGCAGTTCCGAACGTCGAACGCACTTTGCCGCCGCTGCCACCAATCGCTCGAGGTCGAAGTCCCCGAGCCCGCACCGGCCCCACTGGCCGTCGTTCCCCAATCGTCCACGTCCACTGACGGCCTCCAGGTCGCCACCGCTGTGCGTGATCTGCGTCACGTTCGCAATCTCTCGCAGCGCCAGCTCGCCGCGCGCATGAACGTCCCGCGCACCTACATCTCGAAGATCGAGAACGGCAAAGCCATGCCGACGCTCTCCTCGCTCGACCGTCTGGCCAAAGCGCTCCAGGTGGACATCTCCACCCTGCTCCGCGACTCCAAGACGCGCCGTCAGGACGAGACCGCTGTGCTCATGGCCGACCCCTTCCTCGCCGAGATCGCGATGTACACATCGCAGCTCGACGAGCTCCAGCGGTCAATCTTCCTGAACCACGTCCGCGAGCTAGCCGCCGGTCGCCGCCGTTCAGCATAA